The following coding sequences lie in one Mustelus asterias unplaced genomic scaffold, sMusAst1.hap1.1 HAP1_SCAFFOLD_152, whole genome shotgun sequence genomic window:
- the LOC144485067 gene encoding histone H2A-like — protein sequence MSGRGKGGGKARAKAKSRSSRAGLQFPVGRVHRLLRKGNYAERVGAGAPVYLAAVLEYLTAEILELAGNAARDNKKTRIIPRHLQLAVRNDEELNKLLGGVTIAQGGVLPNIQAVLLPKKSSAGTAKSK from the coding sequence atgtctggaagaggaaagggcggcgggaaagctcgggccaaggccaagtctcgctcctcccgggctggactgcagttcccggtgggccgtgttcacaggctcctgagaaagggcaactatgctgagcgtgtgggtgccggagccccggtctatctggctgctgtgctcgagtatctgaccgctgaaatcctggagctggccgggaacgcggcccgggacaacaagaagacccgcatcatccccagacacctgcagctggccgtccgcaacgacgaggagctcaacaagctgctgggagggGTGACCATCGCTCAGGGCGGGGTGCTGCCTAATATCCAGGCCGTGCTGCTGCCCAAGAAAAGCAGCGCTGGGACCGCGAAGAGCAAGTGA